Proteins encoded together in one Plasmodium vivax chromosome 6, whole genome shotgun sequence window:
- a CDS encoding hypothetical protein, conserved (encoded by transcript PVX_001745A), whose product MEDKFREAFILFSSCNDTMELHQFYELMHSFGIILSAEEKAELPVMVDMDFWLKLANKHYNPEDPFKHVRGLSDKNSSVQIKIHNFVGVMKALDTRLTDKDLELLLKIANPENKETIDLNTVSQKLSQVI is encoded by the exons ATGGAGGACAAATTTCGCGAAGCCTTCATCCTGTTCAGCTCGTGTAACGACACGATGGAGCTGCACCAGTTTTACGAGCTGATGCATTCCTTCGGGATTATCCTCTCAGCGGAGGAGAAGGCCGAGCTCCCCGTG atgGTGGACATGGATTTCTGGCTGAAGCTGGCGAACAAGCACTATAACCCCGAGGACCCCTTCAAGCACGTCCGCGGCCTGAGCGACAAGAACTCCAGCGTGCAGATCAAAATTCACAACTTCGTCGGG GTAATGAAAGCGCTTGACACGAGACTCACGGACAAAGACCTGGAGCTCCTCCTCAAAATAGCCAACCCAGAAAACAAAGAGACGATTGATCTGAACACCGTCTCGCAGAAGCTCTCGCAGGTCATCTAG
- a CDS encoding hypothetical protein, conserved (encoded by transcript PVX_001750A) — translation MSDAAQIYMENVLHITGYLHRLLFLMKELDFKEYEINKLIREKEEIYLENLNYLSRNRIDRQGSTYLTGQSSLQNEELLPELENQGGGAECAQLSGRGAQGGLKEEDPAGGDSPMGGTNPVGDNNPVGGTNPMGGNNPTVEDPPRDCHRNDPADSASEASLKSTSRKAAQLEGSSLHATSDRKKAAGHAKGGTKGTPRDAPRGGLHLEGKTHSGGRPPVERKGVKREVPTDDEQRGGAPSEADRGADQEAQEAHPDGNPDGSVTAHPTAHPNGNVTTPPCEDPTLKREVELAAPNGDDLPTAQTSKKKNSGQHMPSANTDDEVKSQVCRPIQIYTEEELENLLNEIISDREQCIALLKEKICINNQIAHLIKTDFDRVKSQHDKLFVEMEMNGESPPYMHTTSRSRNAPPEWDHQGHAHERSGFPHDPHGSGAHGGDIHGREAHGSGAHSRANHNRSAHQYDPYEMEKTKEDDADSASIKAFGRKHSQKYDEDYNPYTVGKNKKAKKPKKSRGGENATNKLKASTLGGGLNESATQNAGQNAGQNVAQGGSSQMRIRLLSVKNPSQEEAPLAAQTDQADGPPPREDEASLLATSEGRADVAKATSLEMTKSENEVHAEEGAPPHGEQLNGNDPSSGNDKH, via the coding sequence ATGTCGGACGCCGCGCAAATATACATGGAGAATGTCCTTCACATCACGGGCTACCTACACCGACTGCTGTTCCTCATGAAGGAGCTCGATTTTAAGGAGTATGAAATAAACAAACTCATTCGAGAGAAGGAGGAGATCTATTTAGAAAACCTAAATTACTTATCTAGAAATAGAATCGATAGACAGGGTAGTACCTACTTGACGGGGCAGTCGAGCTTGCAGAATGAGGAGCTCCTACCAGAATTGGAGAATCAAGGCGGCGGGGCGGAGTGCGCTCAGCTGAGTGGGAGAGGTGCCCAGGGGGGCCTTAAGGAGGAGGACCCAGCAGGGGGTGACAGCCCAATGGGAGGTACCAACCCAGTGGGAGATAACAACCCAGTGGGAGGTACCAACCCAATGGGAGGTAACAACCCCACCGTGGAAGACCCACCCCGTGACTGCCACCGCAACGACCCCGCGGACTCAGCCAGCGAGGCGTCCCTAAAGAGCACCTCGAGGAAGGCAGCCCAGCTAGAAGGCAGTTCTCTCCACGCCACCTCCGACAGGAAGAAGGCAGCCGGGCATGCAAAGGGAGGCACTAAGGGAACCCCGCGAGACGCGCCCAGGGGTGGTCTCCACTTGGAGGGCAAAACGCACAGTGGGGGCAGACCCCCCGTGGAGCGAAAAGGGGTCAAGCGGGAAGTGCCAACGGATGAtgagcagcgggggggggccccaAGCGAGGCGGATCGAGGGGCAGATCAGGAGGCGCAGGAGGCGCACCCGGATGGTAACCCCGATGGTAGCGTGACTGCTCACCCGACCGCTCACCCAAATGGTAACGTGACTACTCCCCCGTGTGAGGATCCCACCCTGAAGCGCGAGGTCGAGCTGGCCGCGCCCAACGGAGACGACCTGCCCACCGCCCAGacgagcaaaaaaaaaaacagcggcCAACACATGCCGAGCGCAAACACAGACGACGAAGTAAAGAGCCAAGTGTGCAGACCCATCCAAATTTACACCGAAGAAGAACTAGAAAATCTCCTAAACGAAATCATAAGCGATAGGGAGCAGTGCATAGCTCTCctcaaagaaaaaatttgcattaaCAACCAAATAGCGCACCTAATAAAGACCGACTTTGATCGTGTGAAAAGCCAGCATGATAAGCTCTTCGTGGAAATGGAGATGAATGGCGAGTCGCCTCCGTACATGCACACCACGAGTAGGAGCAGGAACGCTCCCCCCGAGTGGGACCACCAGGGTCACGCCCACGAGAGGAGCGGCTTCCCCCACGATCCGCATGGAAGTGGCGCTCACGGGGGAGATATCCACGGTAGAGAGGCTCACGGAAGCGGCGCCCATTCCAGGGCCAACCACAACAGGAGCGCCCACCAGTACGACCCCTACGAAATGGAGAAAACCAAAGAGGACGACGCAGATAGCGCCTCCATCAAAGCCTTTGGCAGGAAGCACTCCCAAAAGTACGACGAGGATTACAACCCCTACACGGTggggaagaataaaaaggcgaagaagcCGAAGAAGAGCCGGGGGGGCGAGAACGCCACCAACAAGCTGAAGGCCTCTACCTTGGGTGGCGGTCTGAACGAAAGCGCCACGCAAAATGCAGGTCAAAATGCAGGTCAAAATGTCGCCCAGGGCGGGAGCAGCCAAATGCGAATTCGCCTCCTGTCGGTGAAGAACCCCTCGCAGGAGGAGGCCCCCCTCGCTGCGCAAACCGACCAGGCTGACGGCCCACCCCCGCGAGAGGACGAGGCATCCCTCTTAGCCACCTCGGAAGGCAGGGCAGACGTGGCCAAAGCGACCAGCCTCGAAATGACCAAAAGTGAGAATGAAGTTCATGCCGAGGagggtgcccccccccatGGGGAACAACTCAATGGGAATGACCCCTCCAGTGGAAACGACAAacattag
- a CDS encoding hypothetical protein (encoded by transcript PVX_001752A) gives MAPPKMANRMTPPTFMTQRKYLQLISMAKKLDACKSELLRYRRGEKTAAVAATPGAVDGHTGLPLAGQNNPTNMERRPPKGERDAARGKRNSLKSVASEPIIRTTKRSVTPQMGRKKRHSDPTPLAKSFAIEETPGAQKMKDEGGLPRRQLAKAATVGEYKAKKKKKKKLQNTTQVFPHPKGTQKSRKKKKSFSTLPKMEISKRENDEYTFRSPHSADDQTVPAQVEAKLNLMPPVHTSRVREDPPDMPSMLSKLTEKKKSIHLPTHGAKKPLSKQSKSAKTLGEEGHPGNATNKRENESATKKGAPLSKGGDISRRKLRSVSRCTAQSAKGTRPQVSPSRGSLRKGVSPKAVLLTVLLTVLLTALLTAHRADLRGLFHLVLLSELPPCGVPSGRDKTSALTIIKKERSKGPTGKP, from the exons ATGGCACCCCCCAAGATGGCAAACAGGATGACCCCCCCTACATTTATGACCCAAAGGAAGTACCTCCAACTAATCAGCATGGCAAAAAAGCTGGACGCCTGCAAAAGTGAGTTGCTGCGCTAccgcaggggggagaagacgGCCGCTGTCGCAGCTACCCCGGGCGCGGTGGACGGGCACACCGGCCTGCCACTCGCCGGACAGAACAACCCCACCAACATGGAGAGACGCCCTCCGAAGGGAGAACGCGACGCAGCGAGGGGCAAACGGAATAGCCTCAAATCTGTAGCCAGTGAACCCATAATTCGTACCACAAAACGTAGCGTAactccccaaatgggaagaaaaaaaagacacagTGATCCAACCCCACTTGCGAAAAGCTTCGCCATAGAGGAAACCCCAGGTGCACAGAAAATGAAGGACGAAGGGGGGCTACCCAGACGACAGCTAGCCAAAGCAGCAACAGTTGGTGAATAcaaagcgaagaaaaaaaaaaaaaaaaaattacaaaacaCGACGCAagtttttccccaccccAAAGGAACACAGAagagtagaaaaaaaaaaaaatctttttccACTCTCCCCAAAATGGAGATCAGCAAGAGG GAAAACGACGAATACACATTTCGGAGCCCCCACAGTGCAGATGACCAGACGGTTCCCGCCCAGGTAGAGGCGAAGCTGAACCTCATGCCGCCTGTACACACAAGTCGGGTGAGGGAAGACCCCCCAGACATGCCGTCCATGCTGAGCAAATTGacagaaaagaagaagtcaATTCATTTACCCACACATGGAGCAAAGAAGCCGCTTTCCAAACAGAGTAAAAGTGCGAAGACAttgggggaagaaggccaCCCTGGTAATGCCACTAACAAACGAGAGAACGAATCTGCCACAAAGAAAGGAGCCCCCctctccaaagggggagataTCTCCAGGAGGAAGTTAAGAAGCGTTTCTAGATGTACAGCCCAATCTGCTAAAGGTACTCGTCCACAGGTGAGTCCCTCCCGGGGGTCATTACGAAAAGGGGTCTCTCCGAAGG CGGTACTGCTGACGGTACTGCTGACGGTACTGCTGACGGCACTACTGACAGCACACAGAGCAGATCTAAGAGGGCTCTTCCACCTCGTCCTTCTCTCCgagcttcccccctgcggaGTGCCAAGCGGAAGAGACAAAAC CAGCGCACTCACGATCATCAAGAAGGAGAGAAGCAAAGGGCCAACCGGAAAACCGTAA
- a CDS encoding hypothetical protein, conserved (encoded by transcript PVX_001755A) → MWPLRGAHPCGGGRRTFSNTGEYSSSVSRVFNRLSEKLKGRSPEGGGDTTASLPRGGRTGGGPPHPDAITKQFEGAVSKMELSRMLGRDLSYCMNILSKLEHFRGHSFWERACNRLVKGHMLHRINTESYFIMANSLSRVDLLLGGDAQQRKGKKSERLAAGGGSPLCDSSPFGFVSFDGDVAVERGKSYHRVYSEIAFRFLLNLEAFHVDCISCVLNMFAKLNLREYNLLGYYLADYVLLAEFRRGEGKESPPQGGTHCQSNGKRPTKMSKFRSSSDGSERTTLLHVDGGSISKLVIILHSLAKLGVVHLEFLSLCCFFLRKHLMRLNSLDICNVMHAFAKLIPLCSGGKKQNRVGLLRRVKSEAFQAYLDTVLKCTQGYVPRYGSTAGVHNTYELLLRKDVEGKLKQFCSDFEGEVVKLTMQIGALLQREPVLGSLTALQVSSLSLSMAKLKLHFSGDSYGSSHAAFYAASYAIIRRAHHLWRDFSLQSIADFLFGVNEKNISDEQVTLLLCYQFVRLIHAKYCSSALMKRDSFSQNHLNVVRQNGERIYFFGRTHRRVHFLDAKECSLVVRIFQSLAKSEALGAVGAVEAVGAADADDSPGARFPYDVCAWGGMSGKLGGKLDSKLDDSSRGNSHDSFTVTSADQLVPPPWEKLNQYPSGANPTFSSFEESAHLIRWHTMRTLRHVIWQHWDLLPFESKCMLCYFSLHVLDFRFPMGGHTQLDGYPLGKTVPNSGDSFCLTCSGEMKVPKFPEGSILPQMGRSLFARLLFYVLESMDPNSLSEVTMRQIHFCILSFYLDVMGWTPEQHRGEARAATPPGDMPRSCCVTASEGTSTNESLGEMSPAKCIDEAFLCFSLGKLQKVNALLDLTRVRSCQQREMTLTSRTHVEVYNCLRRVVEDLNGSGERKRSVLHSSEVIVGPFVLDCVIEREEWERGITPSQHGAALA, encoded by the exons atGTGGCCCCTCCGCGGAGCGCACCCCTGCGGGGGCGGCCGAAGGACGTTCAGCAACACGGGAGAGTACTCCTCCAGCGTCAGCCGGGTCTTTAACAGGCTGAGTGAGAAGTTGAAGGGGAGGAGCCCCGAAGGAGGGGGAGACACCACCGCCTCACTCCCTAGAGGGGGACGTACTGgtggaggacccccccaCCCGGATGCTATCACCAAACAGTTCGAAGGAGCAGTTAGCAAAATGGAGCTAAGCAGAATGCTGGGAAGGGACCTTTCCTATTGCATGAACATCCTTTCCAAGCTGGAGCACTTCAGAGGGCACTCCTTCTGGGAGAGGGCATGCAACCGGTTGGTGAAGGGACACATGCTGCACCGGATAAACACAGAGAGTTACTTTATAATGGCCAATTCGTTAAGTAGAGTGGATCTCCTCTTAGGTGGTGATGCTCAGcagaggaaggggaagaagtccGAACGATTGGCAGCTGGGGGTGGGTCTCCTTTGTGTgattcctccccctttgggttTGTCTCCTTCGATGGGGATGTAGCAGTGGAGAGGGGAAAGAGCTACCACCGAGTGTATAGCGAAATAGCTTTTAGGTTTCTCCTCAATTTGGAGGCCTTTCATGTTGACTGCATAAGTTGCGTGCTGAACATGTTTGCCAAGCTGAATTTAAGAGAGTACAATCTGCTGGGTTACTACCTGGCTGATTACGTTCTGCTGGCAGAGTTCAGGAGGGGAGAGGGGAAGGAGAGTCCCCCTCAGGGGGGGACCCATTGCCaatcaaatgggaaaaggcCCACGAAAATGAGTAAATTTAGAAGCTCTTCTGATGGTAGTGAAAGGACAACCCTACTGCATGTAGACGGAGGTAGCATCTCCAAATTGGTAATCATTTTACATTCTTTGGCCAAGCTGGGGGTGGTACACTTGGAGTTCCTCTCcctttgttgtttttttttgaggaagCATCTCATGCGGCTGAACAGTCTAGACATCTGCAATGTGATGCATGCATTTGCCAAGTTGATCCCATTGTgcagtggggggaagaagcaaaatcgGGTTGGTCTCCTTAGAAGAGTTAAAAGCGAAGCTTTTCAGGCCTATCTCGACACTGTTTTGAAGTGCACCCAGGGGTATGTGCCCCGTTATGGAAGCACAGCCGGGGTGCACAATACGTATGAGTTACTTTTACGTAAAGATGTGGAGGGGAAATTGAAGCAGTTTTGCAGTGATTTTGAAGGAGAGGTGGTTAAGTTGACCATGCAGATTGGCGCATTGCTGCAGAGGGAGCCTGTCCTGGGCAGCCTAACAGCTCTGCAGGTATCGTCTCTGTCGCTTTCGATGGCCAAGTTGAAGCTACACTTTAGTGGCGATTCTTACGGCTCTTCTCACGCCGCCTTCTACGCCGCCTCCTACGCCATCATTCGGAGGGCCCACCACCTGTGGAGGGACTTCTCCCTGCAGAGCATTGCGGACTTCCTCTTCGGAGTGAACGAGAAGAACATCTCGGATGAGCAGGTCACTCTGCTGCTGTGTTACCAGTTTGTTCGTCTCATTCACGCCAAGTACTGCTCCTCCGCCTTAATGAAGAGGGACTCCTTTTCGCAAAATCACCTGAACGTGGTCAGGCAGAATGGGGAACGTATTTACTTCTTCGGAAGAACGCACAGGAGGGTGCATTTTTTAGACGCAAAGGAGTGCTCGCTGGTGGTTCGCATTTTCCAGTCCCTGGCCAAGTCGGAGGCGCTTGGAGCGGTTGGAGCAGTTGAAGCGGTTGGCGCAGCTGACGCGGATGACTCCCCGGGGGCGCGCTTCCCCTACGATGTGTGTGCGTGGGGGGGGATGAGCGGCAAATTGGGGGGCAAATTGGACAGCAAATTGGATGACAGTTCGAGAGGCAACTCGCATGACAGTTTTACCGTCACTTCAGCTGACCAGCtagttccccccccctgggagaAGCTCAACCAGTACCCAAGTGGGGCGAACCCAACCTTCAGCTCCTTCGAAGAGAGTGCCCACCTGATCAGGTGGCACACCATGCGTACGTTGCGCCACGTCATCTGGCAGCATTGGGATCTGCTTCCCTTCGAGAGCAAGTGCATGTTGTGTTACTTCTCCCTGCACGTGCTCGACTTTAGGTTTCCCATGGGGGGGCACACCCAATTGGATGGTTATCCATTAGGGAAGACTGTTCCGAACAGTGGTGACTCAttttgcctgacctgttcaggtgaaatgAAAGTCCCCAAATTCCCCGAGGGGAGCATTTTACCCCAGATGGGCAGGAGCCTCTTCGCAAGATTGTTGTTTTACGTTTTGGAATCGATGGATCCTAATTCGCTTAGTGAAGTCACCATGCGGCAGATTCATTTCTGCATTTTGAGCTTTTACCTGGACGTTATGGGGTGGACGCCAGAGCAGCATAGAGGAGAGGCCCGTGCTGCCACCCCCCCAGGGGATATGCCCCGTTCTTGTTGTGTAACCGCATCGGAGGGGACCAGCACAAATGAGTCGCTGGGGGAAATGTCCCCTGCCAAGTGCATAGATGAGGCATTTCTTTGCTTCTCCCTGGGGAAGCTCCAGAAGGTGAACGCCCTTTTGGACCTCACCAGGGTGCGAAGCTGCCAGCAGAGGGAGATGACCCTGACGTCGA GGACGCACGTCGAGGTGTACAACTGCCTGCGGAGGGTCGTCGAAGACCTGAACGGATCAggagaaaggaaaaggagcgTGCTGCACAGCTCCGAGGTGATCGTTGGCCCGTTTGTGCTG gaTTGTGTAATTGAACGGGAGGAGTGGGAAAGAGGAATAACCCCTTCCCAACATGGCGCCGCTTTGGCATGA
- a CDS encoding 26s proteasome subunit p55, putative (encoded by transcript PVX_001760A), which produces MEDNAAKIIGCHDSLLTDPRIAQDFSAETEELLAEAESLFKVGEGELAVEKLIALEKKCRQAYDGNSTSKIVRFILNQYKQAGDYQKINEYLVFFNKKRGQLKKTIIDMINLCKLWIPEVESKGDKLNLINTLCAISEGKIFVEVERSEIVRVLSKMKEDDGNIEEAANILQDVQVETFISMEKRDKTEYILEQMRLVLLRKDFIRCHVISRKINPALLKAPEFADLKLKYFMYMIEYHINEEAYAEVAKCYEERFNTEPVLADANLWVDELKCYIIFLALSPFEDQQIKLPNLLKTEKKKLKEIPVFQKIVEDFIDMDLIQWPLPYEEELLQFYIFKDSKFVGGQNRWNLFKKKVMHHNIHVISNCYCQISLLRLAQLLNASVEDSESFLSELVSNKIMNAKIDRLHGIIKFGQKKTPEVLLNGWSSQINQILNLLEESSHLIQKERMLHEAKLKRMQLESKNMSL; this is translated from the exons ATGGAAGACAACGCGGCGAAGATCATCGGCTGCCATGACAGCCTGCTGACGGACCCCAGGATCGCGCAGGACTTCAGCGCAGAGACGGAGGAGCTGCTGGCGGAGGCGGAGAGCCTCTTCAAG GTGGGCGAGGGCGAACTGGCCGTGGAGAAGCTCATCGCGCTGGAGAAGAAGTGCAGGCAGGCGTACGACGGGAACTCGACGAGCAAAATCGTGCGCTTCATCCTGAACCAGTATAAGCAGGCGGGGGACTACCAAAAGATCAACGAATACCTGGTATTCTTCAACAAAAAGAGAGGGCAGCTGAAGAAGACCATAATCGATATGATAAACCTGTGTAAGCTGTGGATCCCCGAGGTGGAGAGCAAAGGGGACAAGCTCAATCTCATTAACACCCTGTGCGCGATAAGCGAGGGGAAAATCTTCGTAGAAGTAGAGCGCTCGGAAATTGTGAGGGTGCTCTCCAAGATGAAGGAGGACGACGGGAACATTGAAGAAGCAGCCAACATTTTGCAAGACGTTCAAGTGGAGACATTCATTTCGatggaaaaaagggacaagACGGAGTATATCCTAGAGCAGATGAGGTTGGTCCTACTGAGGAAGGACTTCATCCGTTGCCATGTGATCAGTCGAAAGATAAATCCCGCGTTGTTAAAAGCTCCCGAATTCGCAGATTTGAAGCTAAAGTATTTCATGTACATGATAGAGTACCATATTAATGAGGAGGCGTACGCAGAGGTAGCCAAATGTTATGAAGAGCGATTCAACACAGAACCCGTTTTGGCAGATGCGAATTTATGGGTGGACGAACTAAAATGCTACATCATCTTCTTAGCACTCTCCCCATTTGAAGATCAACAGATAAAGCTACCCAATTTGctaaaaacagaaaaaaaaaaattaaaagaaattcccgttttccaaaaaattgtgGAGGACTTCATCGACATGGACCTAATTCAGTGGCCCCTACCCTACGAGGAGGAACTCCTtcaattttacatttttaaagattCTAAATTTGTTGGTGGGCAGAACCGATGGAACCTCTTTAAGAAGAAGGTCATGCACCACAACATCCACGTCATTTCAAATTGCTACTGCCAGATCTCCCTCCTTCGCTTGGCTCAACTCCTCAACGCATCTGTGGAAGACTCGGAGAGCTTCCTCTCCGAGCTGGTCTctaacaaaattatgaatgCTAAGATAGACAGACTGCACGGGATTATTAAGTTCGGCCAGAAGAAAACTCCCGAGGTGCTCCTCAACGGATGGTCATCCCAAATTAATCAAATTTTGAACCTCCTGGAGGAGTCCTCGCACCTCATACAGAAGGAGCGCATGCTCCACGAGGCCAAGCTCAAGCGCATGCAGTTGGAGAGCAAAAATATGTCCCTTTAG
- a CDS encoding tRNA pseudouridine synthase, putative (encoded by transcript PVX_001765A), which translates to MYKDHLLKRPSKILELSPPRQNEQAERKKEKKKKATLDDVLYGGLLNIYKPVNVYSMKVCQRVKRVLKDHFQRISKTKLNFKVGHGGTLDPFAEGVLVIGIQKGTKRLSDFLKCYKTYLALGLFGLETDTLDRKGKIVKISSHLMEGTTPQVETTTTHDPLTLQKNIPLTLNKFIGHINQTPPLYSAKRVDGMRLYEYARKNITVHIKPSHVHIEDIKHLNQVDLPFFDLQVKCSGGTYIRSLVRDFAHALNTHATLIKLIRVQQGGDFPYEHSLHYDDIDMENVLRHFIRL; encoded by the coding sequence ATGTACAAAGACCACCTGCTGAAACGGCCCAGCAAAATACTGGAGCTGTCCCCCCCAAGGCAAAACGAACAagcggaaaggaaaaaagaaaaaaaaaaaaaagccaccCTTGATGACGTCCTATACGGGGGTCTTCTAAACATTTATAAGCCTGTCAATGTGTATTCTATGAAGGTGTGCCAGAGAGTCAAACGGGTCCTTAAGGACCACTTCCAACGTATAAGCAAAACGAAGCTAAACTTTAAAGTGGGTCACGGAGGGACGCTAGATCCCTTCGCTGAGGGGGTGCTAGTTATTGGCATCCAGAAGGGAACCAAAAGGCTCAgcgattttttaaaatgctacAAAACGTATTTGGCCTTAGGGCTCTTCGGCTTGGAGACAGACACACTAGACCGGAAGGGCAAAATAGTGAAGATAAGCAGCCACCTGATGGAAGGGACGACCCCCCAAGTGGAGACCACCACCACGCATGATCCCCTCACGTTGCAGAAGAATATTCCCCTCactttaaataaatttattggCCATATTAACCAGACGCCTCCCCTGTACTCAGCCAAACGGGTCGATGGAATGAGGCTCTACGAATACGCtcgaaaaaatattaccgTTCATATAAAACCAAGTCACGTACATATAGAAgatataaaacatttaaacCAAGTGgaccttcccttttttgactTGCAAGTTAAATGCTCTGGCGGCACGTACATACGAAGCCTCGTGCGCGACTTTGCACACGCACTTAACACCCATGCTACGTTAATTAAGCTTATTCGGGtccagcaggggggggactTCCCATACGAGCACTCTTTGCACTACGATGATATAGACATGGAGAATGTCCTGAGGCATTTTATCAGGCTGTAG
- a CDS encoding hypothetical protein, conserved (encoded by transcript PVX_001770A), whose translation MVKIGKKLKGFDEGINRHDTHIGGDASQEKDTQVGNGPEKGTGQKFITLLGDHVGEHTSIEAINGRGPLEDAAANLCGSNADAEDQANPADINAYVERSGTSTLLTLLLYKVLTTKPKNVVNYITDELAILLNHELEMKEAKKDGHVERDSPKGTPSKDETDSKSNALNESDFSARYTPTQLINHKAFLGDSFITLDDLFDAVKLIKIENCDKVYFNSLLKILRPFENDQNRDILLKENVQPNECIPLNWALYLTTTFYNNCIGGASGV comes from the coding sequence atggtgaaaataGGGAAGAAGCTGAAGGGGTTCGACGAGGGGATAAACAGACACGACACACACATAGGGGGGGACGCGTCCCAGGAGAAAGACACACAAGTGGGGAACGGACCCGAAAAAGGAACAGGCCAAAAGTTCATCACCCTCCTGGGCGACCATGTGGGAGAACATACCTCCATAGAGGCAATAAACGGGCGAGGCCCACTCGAAGACGCAGCTGCAAATCTCTGCGGTAGCAATGCAGACGCGGAAGATCAGGCAAACCCGGCAGACATAAACGCGTACGTCGAACGCAGTGGCACGTCCACCCTGTTAACGCTCCTTTTGTACAAAGTTTTAACAACGAAGCCAAAAAACGTAGTCAATTATATTACGGACGAGCTAGCCATTCTGCTCAACCACGAACTAGAAATGAAGGAAGCGAAGAAGGATGGCCATGTTGAAAGGGACTCCCCCAAGGGGACTCCATCCAAAGACGAGACGGATAGCAAATCCAACGCGCTAAACGAAAGCGACTTCTCAGCAAGGTACACCCCGACCCAGTTAATAAACCATAAAGCATTTCTTGGGGACAGTTTTATCACCCTGGACGATTTATTCGACGCAGTGAAGCTCATCAAAATTGAAAACTGCGATAAAGTTTACTTTAAtagtttattaaaaattttgcgcCCCTTCGAAAACGATCAGAACAGGGACATCCTCCTCAAGGAAAATGTGCAGCCCAACGAGTGTATACCGCTCAACTGGGCTCTCTACCTCACCACCACTTTTTACAACAACTGTATTGGCGGTGCCTCCGGTGTGTAA